The following proteins come from a genomic window of Sorex araneus isolate mSorAra2 chromosome 1, mSorAra2.pri, whole genome shotgun sequence:
- the LHX2 gene encoding LIM/homeobox protein Lhx2, whose protein sequence is MLFHSLSGPEVHGVIDEMDRRAKSEAPAISSAIDRGDTETTMPSISSDRAALCAGCGGKISDRYYLLAVDKQWHMRCLKCCECKLNLESELTCFSKDGSIYCKEDYYRRFSVQRCARCHLGISASEMVMRARDLVYHLNCFTCTTCNKMLTTGDHFGMKDSLVYCRLHFEALLQGEYPAHFNHADVAAAAAAAAAAKSAGLGAAGANPLGLPYYNGVGTVQKGRPRKRKSPGPGADLAAYNAALSCNENEAEHLDRDQPYPSSQKTKRMRTSFKHHQLRTMKSYFAINHNPDAKDLKQLAQKTGLTKRVLQVWFQNARAKFRRNLLRQENTGVDKSTEAALQSGTPSGPASELSNASLSPSSTPTTLTDLTSPTLPTVTSVLTSVPANLEAHEPHSPSQTTLTNLF, encoded by the exons ATGCTGTTCCACAGTCTGTCGGGCCCCGAGGTGCACGGGGTCATCGACGAGATGGACCGCAGGGCCAAGAGCGAGGCTCCCGCCATCAGCTCCGCCATCGACCGCGGCGACACGGAGACG ACCATGCCGTCCATCAGCAGTGACCGCGCGGCGCTGTGCGCCGGCTGCGGGGGCAAGATCTCCGACCGCTACTATCTGCTGGCGGTGGACAAGCAGTGGCACATGCGCTGTCTCAAGTGCTGCGAGTGCAAGCTCAACCTGGAGTCAGAGCTGACCTGCTTCAGCAAGGACGGCAGCATCTACTGCAAGGAAGACTACTACAG GCGGTTCTCTGTGCAGCGCTGCGCCCGCTGCCACCTGGGCATCTCCGCCTCCGAGATGGTGATGCGCGCCCGGGACTTGGTGTATCACCTCAACTGCTTCACGTGCACCACGTGTAACAAGATGCTGACCACGGGAGACCACTTCGGCATGAAGGACAGCCTGGTCTACTGCCGCTTGCACTTCGAGGCGCTGCTGCAGGGCGAATACCCGGCGCACTTCAACCACGCCGACgtggcggccgccgccgccgccgccgccgcggccaaGAGCGCGGGGCTGGGAGCCGCTGGGGCCAATCCGCTGGGCCTTCCCTACTACAACGGCGTAGGCACGGTGCAGAAGGGGCGGCCGAGGAAACGCAAGAGCCCGGGCCCGGGGGCCGATCTGGCAGCCTACAACGCCG cGCTGAGCTGCAACGAGAATGAGGCGGAGCACCTGGACCGGGACCAGCCCTACCCGAGCAGCCAGAAGACCAAGCGCATGCGCAcctccttcaagcaccaccagcttCGGACCATGAAGTCTTACTTTGCCATTAACCACAACCCCGACGCCAAGGACTTGAAGCAGCTCGCGCAGAAGACAGGCCTCACCAAGCGGGTCCTCCAG gTTTGGTTCCAGAATGCCCGGGCCAAATTCAGGCGCAACCTCTTACGGCAGGAAAACACAGGCGTGGACAAATCCACCGAGGCAGCGCTGCAGTCGGGGACGCCGTCGGGTCCCGCCTCGGAGCTCTCCAACGCCTCGCTCAGCCCCTCCAGCACGCCCACCACCCTCACAGACTTGACGAGCCCCACTCTGCCAACTGTGACGTCTGTCTTAACTTCCGTGCCTGCCAACCTGGAGGCCCACgagccccacagcccctcccaaACGACTCTGACCAACCTTTTCTAA